A section of the Flavobacterium sp. CG_23.5 genome encodes:
- a CDS encoding GNAT family N-acetyltransferase, with protein MNDEIKFCQNCSTTDDIFIHLKLCDAQFVPYLSSKVILKEYSEKLFNKAVRFEAWNKTTLIGLVAAYLNPVDSFLYITNVSVTPDYQGKSIAKQLLLSSILFTKENNLNFIELEVNKNSINAINLYKKLNFENLKEDSESCFLIYKIRRNEQ; from the coding sequence ATGAATGATGAAATAAAATTTTGTCAAAATTGTTCAACTACCGATGATATCTTTATTCATTTGAAATTATGCGACGCTCAATTTGTACCGTATTTAAGTTCGAAAGTGATTTTAAAAGAATATTCAGAAAAATTATTTAATAAAGCCGTACGATTTGAAGCTTGGAATAAAACAACCTTAATTGGTTTGGTAGCAGCTTATCTAAATCCAGTAGATAGTTTTTTGTATATAACTAATGTAAGTGTGACGCCGGATTATCAAGGAAAAAGTATAGCAAAACAATTGCTGCTTTCATCCATTCTTTTTACAAAAGAAAACAATCTCAATTTCATCGAATTAGAGGTCAATAAAAACAGTATAAACGCAATTAATTTATATAAAAAACTTAATTTCGAAAATTTAAAAGAAGATTCAGAAAGTTGTTTTTTAATTTATAAAATAAGGAGGAATGAACAATAA
- a CDS encoding WbqC family protein, whose amino-acid sequence MKVAIMQPYFLPYIGYFQLINMVDVFVIYDNIEYTKKGWINRNRILVNGKDEIISLPIKKSSDYLHINQRVLSETWEKDKLKLLNKVKANYRKAPYFDEVIPLMEECMEFDAINLFDFIYHSLTKLCKRFDINTEVVVSSELDINHNLKSSEKVMEICKFLTAEQYINTIGGLGLYSKEDFSKNGIVLNFIKTNSFIYKQFDSEFITFLSIIDVMMFNSNDTIKKFINNEFILI is encoded by the coding sequence ATGAAAGTGGCTATTATGCAGCCTTATTTTTTACCTTATATAGGTTACTTTCAATTAATCAATATGGTGGATGTTTTTGTTATTTATGACAACATTGAATACACAAAAAAAGGATGGATTAATAGAAATCGAATTTTAGTAAACGGAAAAGATGAAATTATAAGCTTACCTATAAAAAAGAGCTCCGATTATCTGCATATTAATCAACGGGTTTTGTCAGAAACTTGGGAAAAAGATAAATTAAAATTACTCAATAAAGTAAAAGCTAACTATAGGAAAGCACCTTACTTTGACGAGGTTATTCCTTTAATGGAAGAATGTATGGAATTCGATGCGATTAATTTATTTGACTTTATTTATCATTCGCTGACTAAACTTTGTAAAAGATTTGATATTAACACTGAAGTTGTTGTTTCTTCTGAATTAGATATTAATCATAATTTAAAATCTTCTGAAAAGGTAATGGAAATTTGCAAGTTCCTAACAGCGGAGCAATATATAAATACAATAGGAGGATTAGGATTATATTCTAAAGAAGACTTTTCGAAGAATGGTATTGTCTTAAATTTTATAAAAACAAATTCGTTCATTTACAAACAATTTGATAGTGAATTCATAACTTTTTTATCTATCATTGATGTGATGATGTTTAACTCAAATGATACTATCAAGAAATTCATAAACAACGAGTTTATACTAATTTAA
- a CDS encoding DegT/DnrJ/EryC1/StrS family aminotransferase: protein MINVTKTFLPPIEEYTKQIQRAWDQKWITNRGPLAIELETKLKEYLNTSNIISTTNGTIPLQIALKLLGKKGEIITTPFSYVATTAAIVWENCTPVFVDIHPEYLTIDETKIEAAITNKTTAILATHVFGNPCAIEAIEAIAKKHNLKVIYDAAHAFGVTYNGQSLFSYGDISTCSFHATKLFHTGEGGAMFANDANLYHEMFYSHNFGHNGPLAFYGVGINAKMSELQAAMGLSVFPYMGAILTERKKVTDYYNQNLNFLKLQSLKIRAKTRWNYSYYPVIFEDEKVLLQVQQNLNENQIFPRRYFYPSLNTIEYAKGDVMPISESVASRVLCLPLYVGLEESNLESIVSIINTILK, encoded by the coding sequence ATGATAAACGTAACGAAGACTTTTTTGCCGCCCATTGAAGAATATACGAAGCAAATACAGCGTGCTTGGGATCAGAAATGGATAACGAATCGTGGCCCGCTAGCCATAGAATTAGAAACTAAATTAAAAGAATATCTCAATACTTCCAATATTATTAGTACTACTAATGGTACCATACCATTGCAAATAGCTTTAAAATTATTAGGCAAGAAAGGCGAAATAATAACCACACCCTTTAGCTATGTGGCTACGACAGCAGCAATAGTTTGGGAAAATTGTACACCTGTTTTTGTAGATATTCATCCAGAATATCTCACTATTGATGAAACAAAGATTGAAGCAGCTATTACGAATAAAACAACAGCTATTTTAGCGACGCACGTTTTTGGAAATCCTTGTGCTATTGAAGCGATCGAAGCGATTGCGAAAAAGCATAATTTGAAGGTGATTTATGATGCCGCTCATGCTTTTGGCGTAACTTATAATGGGCAATCGTTATTTTCTTATGGCGATATAAGTACTTGCAGTTTTCACGCCACCAAATTGTTTCATACAGGGGAAGGTGGGGCTATGTTTGCCAATGATGCTAACTTATATCACGAAATGTTTTATAGCCATAATTTTGGTCATAACGGACCTTTGGCTTTTTATGGTGTCGGAATTAATGCTAAAATGTCGGAATTACAAGCCGCAATGGGATTGTCGGTTTTTCCCTATATGGGAGCAATTTTAACGGAAAGAAAGAAAGTAACAGATTATTACAATCAAAACCTTAACTTTTTAAAACTGCAATCGTTAAAAATTAGAGCAAAGACACGATGGAATTATAGTTATTATCCTGTAATTTTTGAAGATGAAAAGGTATTGCTACAAGTTCAACAAAACTTAAATGAAAATCAGATTTTCCCAAGACGTTATTTTTATCCATCCTTGAATACCATAGAGTATGCCAAAGGAGATGTAATGCCAATTTCTGAAAGCGTCGCTTCGAGAGTTCTTTGTTTGCCGTTATATGTTGGACTGGAAGAATCAAATTTAGAATCAATAGTTTCTATCATAAATACGATTCTGAAATGA
- a CDS encoding FkbM family methyltransferase — protein MKKTIKKVLIKLINPFVTKLGYIRGNSIQKSPVDKFNKNKLLSILFNNLKVIGFTPKHIVDVGANHGTWTREVLTYFPEAYYTLLEPQHWLKDSFQDILDTNAKVQFHPVGAGAKEGSFQFTIVDRDDSCSFRYSPAEAEALGFKQIEIPVVTLNALLAESKLPVPDIIKIDAEGLDIEVLKGATRFFGKTEVFMVEAGVVIKEFDNSFLKMINFMDENGYRLFEITDMNRPLQTQVLWLVELVFIKKNGIIDSQVLL, from the coding sequence TTGAAAAAAACAATAAAAAAAGTCCTGATTAAACTAATAAATCCCTTTGTAACAAAGCTAGGATATATTAGAGGAAATAGTATTCAAAAAAGCCCTGTCGATAAGTTTAATAAAAACAAGTTATTGAGTATATTATTTAATAATCTAAAAGTAATAGGGTTTACCCCAAAACATATTGTGGATGTTGGCGCTAATCACGGAACTTGGACAAGGGAAGTATTAACATATTTTCCAGAGGCATATTATACATTGTTAGAACCCCAACATTGGTTAAAAGATTCCTTTCAGGATATTTTAGATACCAATGCTAAAGTTCAGTTTCATCCCGTTGGAGCAGGTGCGAAAGAAGGATCTTTTCAATTTACGATAGTGGATAGAGATGACAGTTGCTCTTTTAGATATAGCCCAGCAGAAGCAGAAGCATTAGGATTCAAGCAAATTGAAATTCCTGTGGTCACTTTGAATGCATTATTGGCAGAAAGTAAATTGCCCGTGCCGGATATTATAAAAATTGACGCCGAAGGATTAGATATCGAGGTGTTGAAAGGAGCAACTCGCTTCTTTGGTAAAACCGAAGTCTTTATGGTAGAAGCAGGAGTAGTAATTAAAGAATTTGACAATAGTTTTTTGAAAATGATTAACTTTATGGATGAAAATGGATATCGCTTGTTTGAGATAACCGATATGAACAGGCCTTTACAAACCCAGGTTTTATGGTTGGTAGAATTGGTATTTATAAAAAAAAACGGAATAATTGATTCACAAGTACTGTTATAA